GGGCTTGAATCAAACGCCGCCAGCCGCCTTTGCCTAGTACAAAAGTTTTCTGGTGGCCACAGCGGAGGGGAAACACCCGTTCCCATCCCGAACACGGAAGTTAAGCCCTCCAGCGCCGATGGTACTGGGGTTCTCCCCGGGAGAGTAGGTCGCTGCCAGGAAAATCTGTAAAGGAGCTTTTTAAGCTCCTTTATTTTTTGCCAAATTTGTTGCATGGACAGCCCGTCTTTTTTTATCTTATAATTTACTTAGATCAAAAGGAGCTGTTGGTTTAAATGGGGGGAATGGAAATCACCTTCAGCAAAAGCGAGCTTAACCCCGAAATTGGGCCTACGAAAGAATGGCTGCTGACGAATGGTATCGGGGGTTTTGCCGCCTCAACAATTATCGGGTTAAATACGCGCCGTTATCACGGGCTTCTAATTGCTTCATTAAGACCACCAATAGACCGGCGCTTACTTGTTGCAAAGCTAGACGAAGATCTATATCTCGAAGACAGAAAGTATGTTTTAGGAGCTAACCAGGTACACAGCGGGTACGCGCAGCGGGGGTACGAGCACCTCCAGCGCTTCCGGCGCAACCCTTTCCCAACTTTTACGTACCATGTTGATGATGTTTTCATCATCAAAAAAATTTTTATGATCTACGGCCGGAATACAACAGTAGTTAATTATAGAATCATCAACGAGCACGGGAAGAAGGTTACTTTACAGATTTTCCCGCTGGTTAATTGCCGGGATTACCATGCCGCGATCTTCGAAAATGATTGGCCTTTCCAACAAGAGGTTCAGGATTTTCAAGTTAAAATCGAACCTTTCCGGGGGGCGCCTTGTCTTTATCTAGCAAGTGACCAGGCGCGTTATGTGAAGCGGGGGTCCTGGTACAAGGGAATGTATTATACTGTAGAGGAATACCGCGGTCTCCCCTGTTACGAAGACCACTACATCCCGGGTTATTTTGTCGTTCATACCCAGACTTCCGAAGACTTTACGGTGGTTCTTTCTACGGAGGAGGTATTTTCTTTTAATTATGCCGCTTTAGAGGCCGGGGAAAGAGAACGCCTGCAGTCCCTTTTGGATCTTGCGGGGTACCAGGATGAGTTCGCACAGCAGTTGGTTCTGGCTGCAGATGCTTTTCTGGTCCAGCGGGAGTCGACAGGGAAGCGAACCATTATCGCCGGTTACCCCTGGTTTAGCGACTGGGGACGGGATGCCATGATTGCCTTGCCCGGTTTAACTTTATGCACAAAGCGCTTTCCGGAAGCGCGGGAGATTCTCGCAACTTTCGCGGCCTACGAACAAGAAGGGCTTATTCCTAATATGTTCCCTGACGCGGGAGAAGCACCCCTGTACAATACTGTAGATGCTCCCTTGTGGTATTTCTATGCTGTTCAAAAATTTCTCGCCTACACCGCTGACTACGGATTTATTAAAGAGAATATTTTCCCCACACTAAAAAGAATCATCGCTCACTACCAGGCAGGAACGAAATTCGGCATCAAAATGGACCAGGATGGTCTGATCGTGGCGAAGTGCTCCGGCCTTCAACTCACCTGGATGGATGCCAAGGTCGGGAACTGGGTGGTTACGCCCAGGGAAGGGAAACCCGTTGAGGTAAATGCTCTTTGGTATAATGCCCTCTGCTTTATGGCTCAGCTTGCGCCGGTTTTCGGCGAACCGGATAAATACAGTGAACTGGCCGAAAAGGTGCGCACGAGTTTTCGGAGCGGTTTTTGGAATGAAGTTGAACACTGCCTTTATGATGTCATTAATACCGAAATAAAAGATGCCCGGATCCGTCCTAATCAAGTGCTTGCCGTGAGTCTCCCCTTTAGTCCCCTCACACGCGGGGAAGCCCGGGCGGTGGTCTCTCGCGTTTGGGAGGAACTTTATGCTGTTTACGGATTACGAAGTCTTTCTCCGCGTGATCCAGAGTTTAAAGGCCGTTACGGGGGGAACCAGGTGGAGCGGGATGCGGCTTATCATCAAGGGACGGTCTGGAGCTGGTTCCTGGGGCATTTTATTACCGCTTATCGAAAAGTACACGGTTATTCTTCTGAAAGCCTCGAGGTTGCCCGTTTATTTCTTAGCCCGATGAGGGATCACCTCCGGGATCACGGGGTGGGAACCATTTCCGAGATCTTCGACGGGGCTCCCCCCTTCACTCCACGTGGTTGTTTTGCCCAGGCCTGGGGTGTGGCAGAAGTACTGAGGAGCTATGTAGAAGATTTAAATTAAAAAGACTTGAAGGATGAGCAGGCTCCGAGGTTTTATGTTAAGATTATCCTTGGTTAAGTGCTTGGGGAGGAGGAGTCAGGATGGCGGAAAAGGCTTTTATCATCATTGATATGCTCAATGATTTTGTTCGGGAACAGGGGGCCTTGTATGTTGGTGAAGCAGGGCGCCGGATCATCCCTGCCATCGCGCGGGAGCTGGCGAAGGCGCGCGAGGAAGGATGGCCTGTAATTTATGTTTGCGATCAACACCAGCAGGAGGATCGGGAGTTCGAAATGTTTCCCCCTCACTGCCTTGCCGGTTCAAAAGGAGGGGAAGTCTGCACCGAACTCGCGCCCCGTACCGGGGACCTGGTGGTCTATAAACGCCGGTACAGCGGTTTTTATGGCACCGACCTGGATCTTTGTTTGCGGGAAAGGGGAATTCAAGAGCTGGTTTTAACCGGAGTTTGCACGAACATCTGCGTTCTGTACACTGCTGCCGACGCCCGGATGCGGGGCTACGGAGTAACTGTTCTTAAAGAATGTGTTGCTTCTTTCGACGAAAGAGCACATGATTTTGCCTTGCAGGAAATGAAAAAGACCCTGGGAGCAAAGGTTATATAATTTCTGAAAAAGCGAGGGGCTCACGATGAAAATTGCGGTTGTTGACGGTCAGGGAGGCGGCATTGGAAAACACATTACAGAAAAAATAAGAAGGGAATTTGGCGCCGAGGTCGAAATAATAGCCCTGGGGACTAACAGCGCCGCCACTTCTTTGATGTTGAGGGCCGGCGCAAATGAGGGAGCGACTGGTGAAAATGCCGTCGTCCAGACTGTTTCTGAAGTTGATGTAATTGTGGGGTCCTTTTCCATTCTTGTGGCTCATGCAATGCTGGGAGAAGTAACACCCAGGATTGCCGAAGCGATCGGTCAAAGCAAGGCACAGAAGATTCTCTTGCCGATTGGAAGGAACCGGGTTGAAATCATTGGTGTAAAACAGGAACCGCTGCCCCATTATGTAGAACAACTTGTCCAGTATCTCAAGGATCTCAAGGAGGCGAAGCAAATTGTGCGAAGCTAATGCTTATCTTTTGAAAAATGGTCAGGAGGAGCTTGTTTTTGAGAAAGTTGACCGCGTTTTACCACACGAAAAAGGGCTTTTGTTGCAGGATATTTTCGGGCGCCAGTTAATCCTCGAGGCGCGGATTAAAGAGCTGGCTCTGGTAGATCATAAAATTATTTTAGAACGGTTTGAGAAAACAGCCTGAGCAGGAATCAAGTCCTAAAGAGAGAATTAATGATGAAATAGGAGGTGATAAATCATGTTTGGATTGTTGCCCAGTATCGGGCCGTGGGAAATTATCGCGATTCTCGCCATCGTTTTAATTATTTTCGGGCCTGGCAAGTTGCCGGAGGTAGGTAAATCCCTGGGAAAGACGATTAGGGAGTTTCGCAAGGCTTCGACGGAGACGAAAGACCAGGTGGAGGAGGCCTTAAAGGAGCCGGAAGCCAGTAAGTAACCAATTGCTTCTTGACAACCCTGTTCCGGTGTGTTATCGTAAGCGTTGGTAGTTAATTTAGTTGGTAGTTAATTTAATTGAATTAAAAGGAGCAACTCTTATCAAGAGCGGTGGAGGGACGGGCCCAATGAAACCCGGCAACCGGTCCCGGAGGCAATGGGAGGGACGGCGGTGCCAATTCCTGCAGAATGTTAAGTTCTGGGAGATAAGAGGGGTGAAGGTTTTGTCGATAAACCTCTTCTCTCCGGAGAGGTTTTATTTTTTGTATTTTGCGAAAGAGGAGATTCCAGAGGAGGTGCTCGTGAGTTGGGTGTTGAAAAAACGTACGCGGAAATTAACGCCAGAATCAAGAGAGGGGAAGCTGTTGTTGTAACGGCAGAAGAAGTGATAGACCTGGTCGTAGAAAAGGGAGTGGAGAAAGCGGCACGGGAGGTTGATGTAGTTACCACAGGCACTTTCGGAAGCATGTGTTCGAGCGGTGTTTTTTTAAATTTTGGCCATCCCCAACCCCGCATAAAAATGAAGAAAGTTTATTTAAACGGGGTTCCCGCGTATGGCGGTATTGCAGCAGTTGATGCCTATCTGGGCGCTGCGGAACTGCCGGAGAGCGATCCGGAAAACCGCGTTTATCCCGGTCGTTTCCTTTACGGGGGAGGCCACGTCATTGAAGACCTGGTTGCCGGGAACCCTGTAAAACTTGAGGCTTTAGGCTACGGAACGGATTGCTACCCGCGGCGCCGGATCGAAAGCTGGATTACCCTGGCCGATCTTAATAACGCGCTCCTGTTTAACCCTCGCAATGCTTATCAAAATTACAATGTTGCGGTTAATTTGTCGAATCGTACAATCTACACTTACATGGGAGTGCTCAAACCGAATTTAGGAAATGCGAGTTTTTCGACTTCAGGGCAACTCAGTCCTCTTTTAAACGACCCCTATTATAAAACGATCGGAATTGGAACGAGAATTTTTCTCGGCGGGGGAATTGGTTACGTGGCCTGGCACGGGACACAACACGACCCTTGTGTTCCGCGTGGCAAGAATGGTGTTCCCGTAACGGGGGGCGGAACACTGGCTGTAATTGGCGATCTCAAGCAGATGAGCGCGCAATGGCTCCGGGGGACCAGTTTCCTCGGTTATGGCGCCAGTCTGGCGGTGGGAATCGGGATCCCGATTCCGATTTTAAATGAAGAAGTTCTTCTTTATACAGCCGTTAAAGATGAGGAGATCTTCGCTCCGGTTGTGGATTATAGTGCCGCTTATCCTAACAATACCGGAGAAGTACTCGGAAGCGTGAGTTATGCCCAACTCAGATCGGGCTGTATTGTGATTAACGGCAAAGAGGTGCCGACAACCCCTGTTTCCAGTTATTTTAAGGCGCGGGAAATCGCTCAGATTTTAAAACAATGGATTAAAGGCGGCCAATTCCTGCTCACCGAACCCGTCCAGTTGTTGCCCGGTGTGGAATCGGGGATTACGATCAAAGGTTTAAAAGAGAAAAAGAACAACGGTTGAGGAGGTTTTTGTTTTGGTTGTTGAAAAAAAGGTTTTGCGATTTTCTTC
The Bacillota bacterium genome window above contains:
- a CDS encoding amylo-alpha-1,6-glucosidase; the protein is MEITFSKSELNPEIGPTKEWLLTNGIGGFAASTIIGLNTRRYHGLLIASLRPPIDRRLLVAKLDEDLYLEDRKYVLGANQVHSGYAQRGYEHLQRFRRNPFPTFTYHVDDVFIIKKIFMIYGRNTTVVNYRIINEHGKKVTLQIFPLVNCRDYHAAIFENDWPFQQEVQDFQVKIEPFRGAPCLYLASDQARYVKRGSWYKGMYYTVEEYRGLPCYEDHYIPGYFVVHTQTSEDFTVVLSTEEVFSFNYAALEAGERERLQSLLDLAGYQDEFAQQLVLAADAFLVQRESTGKRTIIAGYPWFSDWGRDAMIALPGLTLCTKRFPEAREILATFAAYEQEGLIPNMFPDAGEAPLYNTVDAPLWYFYAVQKFLAYTADYGFIKENIFPTLKRIIAHYQAGTKFGIKMDQDGLIVAKCSGLQLTWMDAKVGNWVVTPREGKPVEVNALWYNALCFMAQLAPVFGEPDKYSELAEKVRTSFRSGFWNEVEHCLYDVINTEIKDARIRPNQVLAVSLPFSPLTRGEARAVVSRVWEELYAVYGLRSLSPRDPEFKGRYGGNQVERDAAYHQGTVWSWFLGHFITAYRKVHGYSSESLEVARLFLSPMRDHLRDHGVGTISEIFDGAPPFTPRGCFAQAWGVAEVLRSYVEDLN
- a CDS encoding isochorismatase family cysteine hydrolase, with amino-acid sequence MAEKAFIIIDMLNDFVREQGALYVGEAGRRIIPAIARELAKAREEGWPVIYVCDQHQQEDREFEMFPPHCLAGSKGGEVCTELAPRTGDLVVYKRRYSGFYGTDLDLCLRERGIQELVLTGVCTNICVLYTAADARMRGYGVTVLKECVASFDERAHDFALQEMKKTLGAKVI
- a CDS encoding DUF3842 family protein, whose amino-acid sequence is MKIAVVDGQGGGIGKHITEKIRREFGAEVEIIALGTNSAATSLMLRAGANEGATGENAVVQTVSEVDVIVGSFSILVAHAMLGEVTPRIAEAIGQSKAQKILLPIGRNRVEIIGVKQEPLPHYVEQLVQYLKDLKEAKQIVRS
- a CDS encoding CooT family nickel-binding protein — translated: MCEANAYLLKNGQEELVFEKVDRVLPHEKGLLLQDIFGRQLILEARIKELALVDHKIILERFEKTA
- the tatA gene encoding twin-arginine translocase TatA/TatE family subunit yields the protein MFGLLPSIGPWEIIAILAIVLIIFGPGKLPEVGKSLGKTIREFRKASTETKDQVEEALKEPEASK
- a CDS encoding homocysteine biosynthesis protein; this encodes MGVEKTYAEINARIKRGEAVVVTAEEVIDLVVEKGVEKAAREVDVVTTGTFGSMCSSGVFLNFGHPQPRIKMKKVYLNGVPAYGGIAAVDAYLGAAELPESDPENRVYPGRFLYGGGHVIEDLVAGNPVKLEALGYGTDCYPRRRIESWITLADLNNALLFNPRNAYQNYNVAVNLSNRTIYTYMGVLKPNLGNASFSTSGQLSPLLNDPYYKTIGIGTRIFLGGGIGYVAWHGTQHDPCVPRGKNGVPVTGGGTLAVIGDLKQMSAQWLRGTSFLGYGASLAVGIGIPIPILNEEVLLYTAVKDEEIFAPVVDYSAAYPNNTGEVLGSVSYAQLRSGCIVINGKEVPTTPVSSYFKAREIAQILKQWIKGGQFLLTEPVQLLPGVESGITIKGLKEKKNNG